A stretch of the bacterium genome encodes the following:
- a CDS encoding ATP synthase subunit C, which translates to MTMDRGMRSKRLPVVLVVLFVVSMLGVTLAFVGPVYSSAGEEGAVSKESRNPDSVSWGFMAAAVATGLSTIGAAIAVGLVGSSAMGAMSERPEMAG; encoded by the coding sequence ATGACAATGGACAGGGGAATGCGATCGAAGAGGTTGCCGGTGGTGCTCGTGGTGCTGTTTGTGGTGAGTATGCTTGGGGTGACCCTTGCCTTTGTTGGACCGGTGTACAGCAGCGCTGGTGAGGAGGGAGCAGTCAGTAAGGAGTCCAGGAACCCGGATAGCGTGAGCTGGGGCTTCATGGCGGCGGCAGTGGCTACGGGGCTGTCGACGATCGGGGCGGCCATAGCGGTGGGGCTGGTGGGTTCATCGGCCATGGGGGCCATGAGTGAGCGGCCGGAGATGGCAGGCC